A window of Castanea sativa cultivar Marrone di Chiusa Pesio chromosome 1, ASM4071231v1 contains these coding sequences:
- the LOC142618800 gene encoding phosphatidylserine decarboxylase proenzyme 2-like, with protein MGHGSSKGISEQDLAKEEEPSRITRLKNKLHLHRHRRHANIGSAYKALIDADDFAGIAILTLKRAEMEFKDKWMACVSLGEQTFRTEISDHTDKPVWNSEKKLLLEKNGPHIARISVFETNRLSSSNIVGYREIDLLEFITRDSDSDFEAFDLLDPSSSGRSVGSIFLSCSVEDPSETEKRLARRILSIVDYNEDGKLSFSEFSDLINAFGNQQAATKKEELFKAADKNGDDVVSMDELADLLAIQQEKEPLINCCPVCGEILEVSDTLNTMIHLTLCFDEGTGNQVMTGGFLTDKQASSGWMFKLSEWAHFSSYDIGLNSGASASHIVVFDRRTKRLVEELINGKIVLSMRAIYQSKFGLGLMDTGAKELLQSISEKQGRRMSSTESTKDIPKFVESFKDQINLAEVKYPLEHFKTFNEFFIRELKPGARPIACMERDDVAVCAADSRLMAFKSADESLRFWIKGRKFSIQGLLGQDVSSSAFIDGPLVIFRLAPQDYHRFHFPVSGTIEQFVNIPGCLYTVNPIAVNSKYCNVFTENKRVVSIISTADFGKVAFVAIGATMVGSISFSKEKGDHVRKGDEFGYFSFGGSTVICVFEKGAIEIDEDLLSNSARSLETLVYVGMTLGVSTKKLSGNGLPNLESCNLGD; from the exons ATGGGACATGGAAGCTCGAAAGGCATTTCAGAGCAAGACCTTGCGAAAGAAGAAGAGCCGTCGCGTATTACGCGGCTGAAGAATAAGCTTCATCTTCACCGTCATCGTCGTCATGCCAACATTGGCTCCGCTTATAAAGCCCTCATCGATGCTGACGATTTCGCCGGAATCGCTATTCTCACTCTCAAGCGT GCGGAGATGGAATTCAAGGACAAGTGGATGGCGTGCGTTTCTCTTGGAGAGCAGACCTTTCGTACTGAGATTTCTGATCA CACAGACAAGCCCGTTTGGAACTCA gaaaaaaaacttcttttggAGAAAAATGGACCTCATATTGCAAGGATCTCTGTGTTTGAG ACCAATAGATTGTCCAGCAGCAATATTGTAGGATATCGTGAGATTGATCTCCTTGAATTTATAACACGG GATTCAGATTCAGACTTCGAGGCGTTTGACCTGTTAGATCCATCGTCATCTGGCAGATCGGTCGGaagcatttttctttcatgttcAGTTGAG GATCCAAGTGAAACAGAGAAAAGACTTGCAAGACGCATCTTATCTATAGTG GACTACAATGAAGATGGGAAGCTCTCATTCTCTGAATTTTCAGACTTAATTAATGCTTTTGGCAATCAACAAGCAGCTACCAAG AAAGAGGAGCTCTTTAAAGCGGCTGACAAGAATGGTGATGATGTTGTTAGCATGGATGAGTTGGCTGACCTACTTGCTATTCAACAAGAAAA GGAACCACTAATAAATTGCTGCCCTGTTTGTGGTGAGATCCTGGAAGTTTCTGATACCTTAAACACTATGATTCATTTGACCCTCTGTTTTGATGAGGGAACTGGAAACCAGGTCATGACTGGAGGATTTTTGACTGATAAACAGGCTTCATCTGG GTGGATGTTTAAACTAAGTGAATGGGCTCATTTTTCGTCATATGACATTGGGTTAAACTCTGGAGCAAGTGCTTCCCATATTGTG GTGTTTGATCGGAGGACAAAGAGGCTTGTGGAAGAATTAATTAATGGAAAGATTGTCTTGTCAATGAGAGCTATCTATCAGTCAAAATTTGGGCTGGGCCTAATGGACACAG GGGCAAAGGAGCTCTTACAGAGCATCTCCGAAAAGCAGGGGAGGCGAATGAGTTCAACTGAATCTACTAAAGATATACCAAAGTTTGTTGAATCTTTTAAG GATCAAATCAATTTGGCAGAAGTCAAATACCCTCTGGAACATTTCAAG ACTTTCAATGAGTTTTTCATAAGAGAGTTGAAGCCTGGTGCAAGGCCAATTGCCTGTATGGAACGTGATGATGTTGCTGTATGTGCAGCTGATAGCCGTTTAATGGCATTTAAATCTGCTGATGAAAGTCTAAGATTTTGGATTAAG GGTCGAAAGTTTTCAATTCAAGGCCTGTTGGGGCAAGATGTAAGTTCCAGTGCTTTTATTGATGGACCATTGGTGATATTTCGTTTGGCACCACAG GATTATCATCGTTTCCATTTTCCAGTTTCTGGAACCATTGAGCAGTTCGTAAATATACCTGGATGCTTATATACA gtCAACCCCATTGCTGTCAATAGCAAGTATTGTAATGTCTTCACTGAGAATAAGCGAGTTGTATCAATTATTTCGACTGCAGATTTTGGAAAG gtGGCTTTTGTTGCAATTGGAGCAACTATGGTTGGCAGCATCAGCTTTTCAAAGGAAAAGGGTGATCATGTCAGGAAGGGAGATGAG TTTGGATATTTCTCATTTGGTGGAAGCACAgttatttgtgtttttgagAAG